The following proteins come from a genomic window of Bradysia coprophila strain Holo2 unplaced genomic scaffold, BU_Bcop_v1 contig_138, whole genome shotgun sequence:
- the LOC119073595 gene encoding zinc finger protein 573-like: MDCVSKLHYHCPVCSGVFTRFIIFEGHLTFSRQCRENIGSYMQGYACKREFKHLAALKYHLQHQQQECLVVYEAKEKNNFNFINENSSLEVCDVNYGGTAGSDVARQTHVSEELKLKSFYCGVCGKGFTTKIDLIQHSATHFTGTVAVVNKNKSQTSHARTLTKLKVPLDRSFHQCQENHRKIHGNVVDEQTDFSLLGKIIEGRVNQCRLCKAKFALYCNLKRHMTVHTFGTISCDICKVMFTRNSLIWHQKVFHSNNIKKIVKRNQTSPSNLSLKRKNIEARGYQCGLCKVTVRFLLN, from the exons ATGGATTGTGTGTCAAAACTCCATTACCATTGTCCGGTGTGTTCCGGAGTATTCACGAGGTTCATTATTTTCGAGGGACATCTCACATTTTCCAGACAATGTCGCGAAAATATCGGTTCTTACATGCAGGGCTATGCATGCAAAAGAGAATTCAAACATTTAGCTGCGCTAAAATATCATCTACAACACCAACAGCAAGAATGTCTTGTCGTCTACGaggcaaaagaaaaaaacaatttcaactttattaaTGAGAACAGCTCATTAGAAGTTTGCGATGTGAATTATGGAGGAACTGCTGGAAGTGATGTAGCCCGACAGACACATGTATCCgaagaattgaaattgaaaagtttttactGCGGCGTTTGTGGAAAAGGATTTACAACAAAGATCGATCTAATCCAACATTCGGCTACACACTTTACTGGCACTGTTGCCGTTGTTAATAAGAATAAATCC CAAACTTCCCATGCTCGCACATTGACAAAGCTAAAGGTACCACTTGATCGTTCATTTCATCAATGTCAAGAGAACCACAGGAAAATTCATGGAAATGTGGTAGATGAGCAAACTGACTTTTCACTTCTaggaaaaataattgaagGTCGCGTTAATCAATGTCGACTCTGCAAAGCTAAATTTGCGCTGTATTGTAACTTAA AACGGCACATGACAGTACATACATTCGGCACGATATCTTGTGATATTTGTAAAGTTATGTTTACACGAAATTCTTTGATTTGGCATCAGAAAGTGTTCCATTCTAACAACATCAAAAAG ATCGTAAAAAGAAACCAAACCAGCCCATCAAACTTATctttaaaaaggaaaaatattgaagCTCGTGGCTATCAATGCGGACTCTGCAAAGTTACTGTTCGCTTCCTTCTAAACTAA
- the LOC119073579 gene encoding carbohydrate sulfotransferase 1-like yields MTINFAFIQIITLTVVNGYLGAGAQITADKEISTINNSSVITANILQDQRELIAKEMQSLEGENEFENLNSLTPEKDGSPFRSVIVTTWRSGSTFLGEILNSMPGNYHHFEPLVNYGIRVVRGPPDDERAIYQLQQLLHCNYSNLSEYVNFGAKHKFVYNYNARLWKYCYLHPGHPNKTQIHTHPDDPRYCSNASFLSSFCKLFPLQSMKVLRLRLALTEQLLEDPSLNVRIVFLVRDPRGLMLSRKRCKWCHGETDCENPSTVCNDMMLDYYSAKSFQIKYPLRFKVVRYEELSLDPFKVTEEILKFYGLPFDEMVKTFLESHTKQDIGNIINI; encoded by the coding sequence atgacgaTAAATTTTGCATTCATTCAAATTATCACGCTAACCGTAGTAAATGGGTACCTAGGTGCTGGTGCACAAATCACAGCTGATAAAGAGATATCTACCATTAACAACAGTTCCGTGATAACTGCAAACATTTTACAAGATCAACGAGAACTAATTGCTAAAGAAATGCAATCACTAGAAGgtgaaaatgaattcgaaaatttaaacagTCTCACACCAGAAAAGGATGGGAGTCCATTTCGGAGTGTTATAGTCACTACATGGAGATCGGGTTCCACATTCCTGGGCGAGATTCTTAATTCAATGCCGGGGAATTATCACCATTTTGAACCACTGGTTAATTATGGTATTAGGGTAGTTCGTGGCCCACCAGATGATGAACGAGCTATATATCAACTACAACAGCTGCTGCATTGTAACTATTCGAACTTAAGCGAATATGTGAATTTTGGCGCAAAGCACAAATTCGTTTATAATTACAATGCTCGGCTATGGAAATATTGTTATTTGCATCCGGGCCATCCGAACAAAACGCAAATCCACACTCATCCAGACGATCCACGTTATTGCTCGAATGCCAGTTTTCTGTCGTcattttgcaaattatttcCGCTCCAAAGTATGAAAGTACTGCGACTAAGACTGGCTTTGACTGAACAGCTGTTGGAGGATCCGAGTCTAAATGTCCGTATCGTTTTTCTAGTTCGTGACCCAAGAGGTTTGATGCTATCGCGAAAAAGGTGTAAATGGTGTCACGGTGAAACGGATTGTGAAAATCCATCTACTGTCTGTAACGACATGATGTTGGATTACTACTCAGCcaaaagttttcaaataaaatatccgCTACGATTCAAGGTTGTTCGTTACGAAGAATTGTCATTGGATCCATTTAAAGTAACGgaagaaatattgaaattttatggACTACCATTTGATGAGATGGTCAAAACGTTTTTGGAATCGCATACAAAACAGGATATTGGTAATATTATTAACATTTAG